From a region of the Oryzias melastigma strain HK-1 linkage group LG4, ASM292280v2, whole genome shotgun sequence genome:
- the pcsk9 gene encoding proprotein convertase subtilisin/kexin type 9 isoform X2 → MRRASAKIGWALCLCASLSVCLQDDPEDAERTPDLIPEDGGAGPAAEFLKCNKAAWRMPGQYLVILQRDTHESQVQRSIRRLRARAARRGQPVELLQTFSGALRGFLVKMSREALQLAVKLPHVHYIEEDSSIFAQSAPWNLQRLLRPYGGIPENGTYKPPNDGGMAEVYLMDGSVQSTHREVEGRVLITDFNHVPEEDGVRVHRQVSQCDSHGTHLAGVVSGSDSGVARGAAVNLVRVLNCQGKGTVSGALAGMEYIRVSLQARPADALVVLLPFIGGFSRSLNTACRDLVSHGAVVIAAAGNHRDDACLYSPASEPEVITVGAVNSADQLMSQGAGGSNFGRCVDVFAPGDDIVSASSDCSTCFTSRSGTSQAAAHAAGIAAVILSSNQNVSPVQVLQMMLHHSIRNTINLLPLPETQRLNTPNLVSVMPSIGDLAADQELLCRSVWSERSGRDRGDMAVSRCRQGEEMMSCSSVAPDGARAGEAITVNADYMECVAHNGPSGHGVYAVARCCVAAGLRCQPYAGSEPGWVAQCVDSQQHLSGCTSHSTAELLSDSRSHPGHRRHCLAREIVTSQAVCCHASSLECHLVENVASDTDQVELSCLPGWTLTDCKAVSEGSIVVEPVAKDNSCLVRGAAGENRTAGVAVCCRVTPQRDPETKAN, encoded by the exons ATGCGTCGCGCCTCCGCCAAGATCGGCTGGGCGCTGTGTCTGTGCGCATCTTTGTCCGTGTGCTTGCAGGACGACCCCGAGGACGCAGAGAGGACCCCGGACCTGATCCCAGAGGACGGGGGGGCCGGGCCCGCAGCAGAGTTCCTCAAATGCAACAAG GCGGCATGGCGCATGCCCGGTCAGTACCTGGTCATTCTGCAGCGGGACACGCACGAGTCACAGGTCCAGAGGAGCATCCGGCGGCTGCGAGCGAGAGCCGCGCGGAGAGGACAGCcggtggagctgctgcagacgtTCTCCGGCGCTCTGCGGGGCTTCCTGGTCAAAATGAGCCGCGAGGCTCTGCAGCTG GCAGTGAAGCTCCCTCATGTCCACTACATCGAGGAGGACTCGTCCATCTTTGCTCAGAGCGCCCCCTGGAACCTGCAGAGGTTACTGCGGCCGTACGGTGGCATCCCAGAGAACGGAACGTACAAGCCTCCAA ATGACGGAGGGATGGCAGAGGTGTATCTGATGGACGGCAGCGTTCAGAGCACTCACAGAGAGGTGGAAGGACGAGTGCTGATCACAGACTTCAACCATGTCCCTGAAGAGGACGGCGTCAGAGTGCACAGACAG GTCAGCCAGTGCGACAGTCACGGCACACACCTGGCGGGCGTCGTGAGCGGATCAGATTCAGGCGTTGCTCGAGGCGCCGCAGTCAACCTGGTGCGGGTGCTCAACTGTCAGGGGAAGGGGACAGTGTCAGGAGCTCTGGCAG GGATGGAGTATATCCGCGTGAGCCTGCAGGCTCGGCCAGCGGACGCGCTGGTGGTTCTGCTGCCTTTCATTGGCGGCTTCAGCCGGTCTTTGAACACAGCGTGCAGAGACCTGGTGTCTCACGGGGCCGTGGTCATCGCGGCGGCGGGGAACCACAGGGATGACGCCTGCCTCTACTCGCCTGCTTCCGAGCCCGAG GTGATCACTGTGGGGGCAGTGAACTCAGCAGACCAGCTCATGTCTCAGGGTGCAGGCGGCAGCAACTTCGGCCGCTGTGTGGATGTCTTTGCGCCTGGAGATGACATCGTGAGCGCCAGCAGTGACTGCAGCACCTGCTTCACCTCCCGCAGCGGCACGTCGCAGGCCGCTGCGCACGCCGCAG GGATAGCAGCCGTGATCCTGTCGTCCAATCAGAATGTGTCCCCGGTGCAGGTCCTGCAGATGATGCTGCATCACTCCATCAGGAACACCATCAACCTCCTGCCTCTGCCGGAGACGCAGCGCCTCAACACTCCCAACCTGGTGTCCGTCATGCCCTCCATCGGTGACCTGGCGGCAG ACCAGGAGCTCCTGTGTCGCTCCGTCTGGTCAGAGCGGTCCGGACGAGACCGTGGCGACATGGCGGTGAGCCGCTGCCGTCAGGGGGAAGAAATGATGAGCTGCAGCAGCGTGGCTCCCGATGGAGCCAGGGCGGGAGAAGCCATCACC gtgaacGCCGATTACATGGAGTGTGTCGCCCACAACGGCCCATCAGGTCATGGCGTGTACGCTGTGGCCCGCTGCTGTGTGGCGGCGGGGCTGAGGTGTCAGCCCTACGCTGGTTCTGAACCCGGATGGGTGGCGCAGTGTGTGGACTCTCAGCAGCACCTCAGTG GTTGCACATCTCACTCCACAGCTGAGCTCCTGTCAGACTCACGGTCGCATCCTGGACACAGGAGGCACTGCCTGGCCAGGGAGATCGTCACATCACAGGCGGTGTGCTGCCACGCCTCGTCTCTGGAGTGCCACCTGGTGGAGAATGTTGCTTCAGACACAGACCAG GTGGAGCTGTCCTGTCTCCCTGGTTGGACTTTGACAGACTGCAAGGCCGTCTCTGAAGGGTCCATCGTTGTGGAGCCGGTTGCTAAGGACAACAGCTGCCTGGTCCGTGGAGCAGCAGGAGAGAACAGGACTGCAGGCGTAGCCGTCTGCTGCAGAGTCACCCCGCAGAGAGATCCTGAAACTAAAGCCAACTGA
- the pcsk9 gene encoding proprotein convertase subtilisin/kexin type 9 isoform X1, with protein MRRASAKIGWALCLCASLSVCLQDDPEDAERTPDLIPEDGGAGPAAEFLKCNKAAWRMPGQYLVILQRDTHESQVQRSIRRLRARAARRGQPVELLQTFSGALRGFLVKMSREALQLAVKLPHVHYIEEDSSIFAQSAPWNLQRLLRPYGGIPENGTYKPPNDGGMAEVYLMDGSVQSTHREVEGRVLITDFNHVPEEDGVRVHRQVSQCDSHGTHLAGVVSGSDSGVARGAAVNLVRVLNCQGKGTVSGALAGMEYIRVSLQARPADALVVLLPFIGGFSRSLNTACRDLVSHGAVVIAAAGNHRDDACLYSPASEPEVITVGAVNSADQLMSQGAGGSNFGRCVDVFAPGDDIVSASSDCSTCFTSRSGTSQAAAHAAGIAAVILSSNQNVSPVQVLQMMLHHSIRNTINLLPLPETQRLNTPNLVSVMPSIGDLAADQELLCRSVWSERSGRDRGDMAVSRCRQGEEMMSCSSVAPDGARAGEAITVNADYMECVAHNGPSGHGVYAVARCCVAAGLRCQPYAGSEPGWVAQCVDSQQHLSVHSFPGCTSHSTAELLSDSRSHPGHRRHCLAREIVTSQAVCCHASSLECHLVENVASDTDQVELSCLPGWTLTDCKAVSEGSIVVEPVAKDNSCLVRGAAGENRTAGVAVCCRVTPQRDPETKAN; from the exons ATGCGTCGCGCCTCCGCCAAGATCGGCTGGGCGCTGTGTCTGTGCGCATCTTTGTCCGTGTGCTTGCAGGACGACCCCGAGGACGCAGAGAGGACCCCGGACCTGATCCCAGAGGACGGGGGGGCCGGGCCCGCAGCAGAGTTCCTCAAATGCAACAAG GCGGCATGGCGCATGCCCGGTCAGTACCTGGTCATTCTGCAGCGGGACACGCACGAGTCACAGGTCCAGAGGAGCATCCGGCGGCTGCGAGCGAGAGCCGCGCGGAGAGGACAGCcggtggagctgctgcagacgtTCTCCGGCGCTCTGCGGGGCTTCCTGGTCAAAATGAGCCGCGAGGCTCTGCAGCTG GCAGTGAAGCTCCCTCATGTCCACTACATCGAGGAGGACTCGTCCATCTTTGCTCAGAGCGCCCCCTGGAACCTGCAGAGGTTACTGCGGCCGTACGGTGGCATCCCAGAGAACGGAACGTACAAGCCTCCAA ATGACGGAGGGATGGCAGAGGTGTATCTGATGGACGGCAGCGTTCAGAGCACTCACAGAGAGGTGGAAGGACGAGTGCTGATCACAGACTTCAACCATGTCCCTGAAGAGGACGGCGTCAGAGTGCACAGACAG GTCAGCCAGTGCGACAGTCACGGCACACACCTGGCGGGCGTCGTGAGCGGATCAGATTCAGGCGTTGCTCGAGGCGCCGCAGTCAACCTGGTGCGGGTGCTCAACTGTCAGGGGAAGGGGACAGTGTCAGGAGCTCTGGCAG GGATGGAGTATATCCGCGTGAGCCTGCAGGCTCGGCCAGCGGACGCGCTGGTGGTTCTGCTGCCTTTCATTGGCGGCTTCAGCCGGTCTTTGAACACAGCGTGCAGAGACCTGGTGTCTCACGGGGCCGTGGTCATCGCGGCGGCGGGGAACCACAGGGATGACGCCTGCCTCTACTCGCCTGCTTCCGAGCCCGAG GTGATCACTGTGGGGGCAGTGAACTCAGCAGACCAGCTCATGTCTCAGGGTGCAGGCGGCAGCAACTTCGGCCGCTGTGTGGATGTCTTTGCGCCTGGAGATGACATCGTGAGCGCCAGCAGTGACTGCAGCACCTGCTTCACCTCCCGCAGCGGCACGTCGCAGGCCGCTGCGCACGCCGCAG GGATAGCAGCCGTGATCCTGTCGTCCAATCAGAATGTGTCCCCGGTGCAGGTCCTGCAGATGATGCTGCATCACTCCATCAGGAACACCATCAACCTCCTGCCTCTGCCGGAGACGCAGCGCCTCAACACTCCCAACCTGGTGTCCGTCATGCCCTCCATCGGTGACCTGGCGGCAG ACCAGGAGCTCCTGTGTCGCTCCGTCTGGTCAGAGCGGTCCGGACGAGACCGTGGCGACATGGCGGTGAGCCGCTGCCGTCAGGGGGAAGAAATGATGAGCTGCAGCAGCGTGGCTCCCGATGGAGCCAGGGCGGGAGAAGCCATCACC gtgaacGCCGATTACATGGAGTGTGTCGCCCACAACGGCCCATCAGGTCATGGCGTGTACGCTGTGGCCCGCTGCTGTGTGGCGGCGGGGCTGAGGTGTCAGCCCTACGCTGGTTCTGAACCCGGATGGGTGGCGCAGTGTGTGGACTCTCAGCAGCACCTCAGTG TTCATTCTTTTCCAGGTTGCACATCTCACTCCACAGCTGAGCTCCTGTCAGACTCACGGTCGCATCCTGGACACAGGAGGCACTGCCTGGCCAGGGAGATCGTCACATCACAGGCGGTGTGCTGCCACGCCTCGTCTCTGGAGTGCCACCTGGTGGAGAATGTTGCTTCAGACACAGACCAG GTGGAGCTGTCCTGTCTCCCTGGTTGGACTTTGACAGACTGCAAGGCCGTCTCTGAAGGGTCCATCGTTGTGGAGCCGGTTGCTAAGGACAACAGCTGCCTGGTCCGTGGAGCAGCAGGAGAGAACAGGACTGCAGGCGTAGCCGTCTGCTGCAGAGTCACCCCGCAGAGAGATCCTGAAACTAAAGCCAACTGA
- the pcsk9 gene encoding proprotein convertase subtilisin/kexin type 9 isoform X3, protein MRRASAKIGWALCLCASLSVCLQDDPEDAERTPDLIPEDGGAGPAAEFLKCNKAAWRMPGQYLVILQRDTHESQVQRSIRRLRARAARRGQPVELLQTFSGALRGFLVKMSREALQLAVKLPHVHYIEEDSSIFAQSAPWNLQRLLRPYGGIPENGTYKPPNDGGMAEVYLMDGSVQSTHREVEGRVLITDFNHVPEEDGVRVHRQVSQCDSHGTHLAGVVSGSDSGVARGAAVNLVRVLNCQGKGTVSGALAGMEYIRVSLQARPADALVVLLPFIGGFSRSLNTACRDLVSHGAVVIAAAGNHRDDACLYSPASEPEVITVGAVNSADQLMSQGAGGSNFGRCVDVFAPGDDIVSASSDCSTCFTSRSGTSQAAAHAAGIAAVILSSNQNVSPVQVLQMMLHHSIRNTINLLPLPETQRLNTPNLVSVMPSIGDLAADQELLCRSVWSERSGRDRGDMAVSRCRQGEEMMSCSSVAPDGARAGEAITVNADYMECVAHNGPSGHGVYAVARCCVAAGLRCQPYAGSEPGWVAQCVDSQQHLSAELLSDSRSHPGHRRHCLAREIVTSQAVCCHASSLECHLVENVASDTDQVELSCLPGWTLTDCKAVSEGSIVVEPVAKDNSCLVRGAAGENRTAGVAVCCRVTPQRDPETKAN, encoded by the exons ATGCGTCGCGCCTCCGCCAAGATCGGCTGGGCGCTGTGTCTGTGCGCATCTTTGTCCGTGTGCTTGCAGGACGACCCCGAGGACGCAGAGAGGACCCCGGACCTGATCCCAGAGGACGGGGGGGCCGGGCCCGCAGCAGAGTTCCTCAAATGCAACAAG GCGGCATGGCGCATGCCCGGTCAGTACCTGGTCATTCTGCAGCGGGACACGCACGAGTCACAGGTCCAGAGGAGCATCCGGCGGCTGCGAGCGAGAGCCGCGCGGAGAGGACAGCcggtggagctgctgcagacgtTCTCCGGCGCTCTGCGGGGCTTCCTGGTCAAAATGAGCCGCGAGGCTCTGCAGCTG GCAGTGAAGCTCCCTCATGTCCACTACATCGAGGAGGACTCGTCCATCTTTGCTCAGAGCGCCCCCTGGAACCTGCAGAGGTTACTGCGGCCGTACGGTGGCATCCCAGAGAACGGAACGTACAAGCCTCCAA ATGACGGAGGGATGGCAGAGGTGTATCTGATGGACGGCAGCGTTCAGAGCACTCACAGAGAGGTGGAAGGACGAGTGCTGATCACAGACTTCAACCATGTCCCTGAAGAGGACGGCGTCAGAGTGCACAGACAG GTCAGCCAGTGCGACAGTCACGGCACACACCTGGCGGGCGTCGTGAGCGGATCAGATTCAGGCGTTGCTCGAGGCGCCGCAGTCAACCTGGTGCGGGTGCTCAACTGTCAGGGGAAGGGGACAGTGTCAGGAGCTCTGGCAG GGATGGAGTATATCCGCGTGAGCCTGCAGGCTCGGCCAGCGGACGCGCTGGTGGTTCTGCTGCCTTTCATTGGCGGCTTCAGCCGGTCTTTGAACACAGCGTGCAGAGACCTGGTGTCTCACGGGGCCGTGGTCATCGCGGCGGCGGGGAACCACAGGGATGACGCCTGCCTCTACTCGCCTGCTTCCGAGCCCGAG GTGATCACTGTGGGGGCAGTGAACTCAGCAGACCAGCTCATGTCTCAGGGTGCAGGCGGCAGCAACTTCGGCCGCTGTGTGGATGTCTTTGCGCCTGGAGATGACATCGTGAGCGCCAGCAGTGACTGCAGCACCTGCTTCACCTCCCGCAGCGGCACGTCGCAGGCCGCTGCGCACGCCGCAG GGATAGCAGCCGTGATCCTGTCGTCCAATCAGAATGTGTCCCCGGTGCAGGTCCTGCAGATGATGCTGCATCACTCCATCAGGAACACCATCAACCTCCTGCCTCTGCCGGAGACGCAGCGCCTCAACACTCCCAACCTGGTGTCCGTCATGCCCTCCATCGGTGACCTGGCGGCAG ACCAGGAGCTCCTGTGTCGCTCCGTCTGGTCAGAGCGGTCCGGACGAGACCGTGGCGACATGGCGGTGAGCCGCTGCCGTCAGGGGGAAGAAATGATGAGCTGCAGCAGCGTGGCTCCCGATGGAGCCAGGGCGGGAGAAGCCATCACC gtgaacGCCGATTACATGGAGTGTGTCGCCCACAACGGCCCATCAGGTCATGGCGTGTACGCTGTGGCCCGCTGCTGTGTGGCGGCGGGGCTGAGGTGTCAGCCCTACGCTGGTTCTGAACCCGGATGGGTGGCGCAGTGTGTGGACTCTCAGCAGCACCTCAGTG CTGAGCTCCTGTCAGACTCACGGTCGCATCCTGGACACAGGAGGCACTGCCTGGCCAGGGAGATCGTCACATCACAGGCGGTGTGCTGCCACGCCTCGTCTCTGGAGTGCCACCTGGTGGAGAATGTTGCTTCAGACACAGACCAG GTGGAGCTGTCCTGTCTCCCTGGTTGGACTTTGACAGACTGCAAGGCCGTCTCTGAAGGGTCCATCGTTGTGGAGCCGGTTGCTAAGGACAACAGCTGCCTGGTCCGTGGAGCAGCAGGAGAGAACAGGACTGCAGGCGTAGCCGTCTGCTGCAGAGTCACCCCGCAGAGAGATCCTGAAACTAAAGCCAACTGA